The following proteins are encoded in a genomic region of Hippocampus zosterae strain Florida chromosome 2, ASM2543408v3, whole genome shotgun sequence:
- the LOC127593243 gene encoding interleukin-17 receptor E-like isoform X1 has product MRPESWRLASLVVVVVVGLLLPHRGDSLSCQRAHESAPEAEGCPVKTARHPSVSNCVSVQVRIQHADLSLAPTIEITSLTKETIRPVFKYKRTRKKNGNEIQVLCHESSERPGPHVNATLSSVMSFGLHFEPLFDTPTGRRYSGGGRWSFFQWELLIDCVETKGRLPLSVSYSAASVRCSLNYTLPEAVADFSVSVDRASKSINVTVLSESKVLARWCYKQSAHYCVQRRPSNITVMDPSRSRWALLGFPFLLPCVCVQVFSTHADPLRKTACPLQGLPIADAAADVWPSSAVTLYRSSLTLSSACPARDFPVSASLCWRRHPDVCVPSPDSSLLAREDGTDLIFDISAVDRHPRICVKFSLGGSHNVSCPFRAETPSWRVSLRAGPSIDVESSAAATFRAQACVPSAGGCAARGPVRAVAVEAASAGRIHVPLGWAGEGACVQVTSERRPTPPNFRVSRLELAQVWQSSPALKGRRILCPHRTRGRRGARAAAAFFLLAALAFSAVLLRSLVTKRATARLSIGKPVLLVCSSWRHVSAARALASLLGGDLNATVHLALGGAGGVADLGPLPWLYGRWEAVREARGKVLIVWSPEANRTYGKWRRRWRGDEAHGPSPRQPEKDGADERPADVYRPSAVIPTVFEAALTCLEGAQRRRQGREVALVYFRGLGRSGDIPRSFRNLPRYGLPRDLARLVRELGGPRATEKTPRWRCLRRLLSTGASVWLERRLAHRLRTPLPPVQKKSRFQKYGFFRVLPAESATDGAEAAVKLV; this is encoded by the exons ATGCGACCGGAAAGTTGGCGCCTGGCTtccctcgtcgtcgtcgtcgtcgtcgggtTGCTGCTTCCCCACCGCGGCGACAGCTTGTCGTGTCAG AGGGCCCACGAAAGCG CCCCCGAGGCGGAGGGCTGCCCCGTCAAGACCGCCCGCCATCCCTCCGTCAGCAATTGCGTCAGCGTCCAGGTGCGGATTCAACACGCAG ACTTGAGTCTGGCCCCCACCATCGAAATCACCTCCTTGACAAAAGAGACCATCCGGCCCGTCTTCAAATACAAGAGAACAAGGAAAAAG AACGGCAATGAAATTCAAGTGCTGTGTCACGAGAGCTCCGAGCGGCCCGGGCCGCACGTCAACGCCACTTTGAGCTCGGTAATGTCTTTCGGCCTCCATTTTGAGCCCCTTTTCGACACGCCGACGGGTCGCCGGTACTCAGGAGGCGGGCGCTGGTCTTTCTTCCAGTGGGAGCTGCTTATCGACTGCGTGGAGACCAAGGGCCGGCTCCCGCTCAGCGTGTCCTACAGCGCCGCGTCGGTGCGCTGCAGCCTCAACTACACTCTACCAG AGGCCGTGGCCGACTTCTCCGTGTCTGTGGATCGCGCCTCCAAATCCATCAACGTGACGGTGCTGTCGGAGAGCAAAGTCCTCGCCAGGTGGTGCTACAAGCAGAGCGCCCACTACTGCGTCCAACGCCGCCCTTCCAACATCACCGTC ATGGACCCGTCTCGGAGCCGCTGGGCCCTGCTGGGCTTCCCGTTCCTGCTTCCTTGCGTCTGCGTGCAA GTTTTTTCCACCCACGCGGACCCCCTCCGCAAGACGGCGTGTCCTCTGCAAGGCCTCCCGATCGCCG ACGCGGCGGCGGACGTGTGGCCGTCTTCCGCCGTCACGCTGTACCGGTCCAGCCTGACTTTGAGCTCGGCGTGCCCCGCCCGCGACTTCCCCGTCTCGGCGTCCCTCTGCTGGAGGCGCCACCCGGACGTCTGCGTGCCCTCGCCCGACTCCAGCCTCCTCGCGCGGGAAGACGGGACCGACCTG aTCTTTGACATCTCCGCGGTGGATCGACACCCTCGGATCTGCGTGAAG TTTTCCCTGGGGGGCAGCCACAACGTCTCGTGCCCCTTCCGGGCCG AGACGCCGTCGTGGCGGGTTTCTCTCCGAGCCGGCCCGTCCATCGACGTGGAGTCGTCGGCGGCCGCCACCTTCCGGGCTCAGGCGTGCGTGCCGAGCGCCGGGGGGTGCGCGGCCCGCGGGCCCGTCCGCGCCGTGGCGGTG GAGGCGGCGTCGGCCGGCCGGATCCACGTGCCCCTCGGCTGGGCGGGCGAGGGAGCGTGCGTGCAGGTAACGTCGGAGCGCCGCCCGACGCCGCCCAACTTTCGCGTCTCACGGCTTGAATTGGCGCAGGTGTGGCAGTCCTCTCCCGCCCTGAAGGGCCGAAGAATCCTGTGCCCGCACC GTACTCGCGGCAGGCGGGGtgcgcgggcggcggcggctttcTTCCTCCTCGCCGCGCTGGCCTTCTCGGCCGTTCTTCTCCGCTCCCTCGTGACGAAGAGAGCGACGG CTCGGCTGTCCATCGGCAAGCCGGTGCTGCTGGTGTGCTCGTCGTGGCGCCACGTTTCGGCCGCCCGCGCTCTGGCTTCTCTGCTCGGCGGGGATCTGAACGCCACGGTGCACCTGGCCCTgggcggggcgggcggcgtggccgacCTGGGCCCGCTGCCCTGGCTCTACGGCCGCTGGGAGGCCGTGCGGGAGGCGCGAGGAAAAGTCTTGATCGTCTGGAGTCCCGAGGCCAACCGGACCTACGGCAAGTGGAGGCGGCGGTGGCGCGGCGACGAGGCCCACGGGCCTTCCCCGCGCCAGCCGGAGAAAGATGGCGCCGACGAGCGGCCCGCCGACGTGTACCGGCCCTCCGCCGTCATCCCGACCGTGTTCGAGGCTGCCCTGACGTGTCTGGAGGGGGCGCAGCGCCGGCGCCAAGGCAGAGAAGTCGCCCTGGTCTACTTCCGAGGCCTGGGCCGCAGCGGGGACATCCCTCGGAGCTTCCGGAACCTCCCTCGCTACGGCCTCCCGCGGGACTTGGCCCGCCTCGTCCGGGAGCTCGGAGGCCCGAGGGCGACGGAAAAGACGCCGCGGTGGCGCTGTCTGCGCCGACTGCTTTCAACGGGGGCGTCCGTGTGGCTGGAGCGGCGGTTGGCCCACAGACTGCGCACGCCGCTGCCTCCCGTGCAAAAGAAGAGCCGATTCCAAAAATATGGCTTCTTCAGGGTCTTGCCGGCAGAAAGCGCGACGGACGGCGCGGAAGCGGCGGTCAAGCTCGTGTGA
- the LOC127593243 gene encoding interleukin-17 receptor E-like isoform X2: protein MRPESWRLASLVVVVVVGLLLPHRGDSLSCQRAHESAPEAEGCPVKTARHPSVSNCVSVQVRIQHADLSLAPTIEITSLTKETIRPVFKYKRTRKKNGNEIQVLCHESSERPGPHVNATLSSVMSFGLHFEPLFDTPTGRRYSGGGRWSFFQWELLIDCVETKGRLPLSVSYSAASVRCSLNYTLPEAVADFSVSVDRASKSINVTVLSESKVLARWCYKQSAHYCVQRRPSNITVMDPSRSRWALLGFPFLLPCVCVQVFSTHADPLRKTACPLQGLPIADAAADVWPSSAVTLYRSSLTLSSACPARDFPVSASLCWRRHPDVCVPSPDSSLLAREDGTDLIFDISAVDRHPRICVKFSLGGSHNVSCPFRAETPSWRVSLRAGPSIDVESSAAATFRAQACVPSAGGCAARGPVRAVAVEAASAGRIHVPLGWAGEGACVQVWQSSPALKGRRILCPHRTRGRRGARAAAAFFLLAALAFSAVLLRSLVTKRATARLSIGKPVLLVCSSWRHVSAARALASLLGGDLNATVHLALGGAGGVADLGPLPWLYGRWEAVREARGKVLIVWSPEANRTYGKWRRRWRGDEAHGPSPRQPEKDGADERPADVYRPSAVIPTVFEAALTCLEGAQRRRQGREVALVYFRGLGRSGDIPRSFRNLPRYGLPRDLARLVRELGGPRATEKTPRWRCLRRLLSTGASVWLERRLAHRLRTPLPPVQKKSRFQKYGFFRVLPAESATDGAEAAVKLV, encoded by the exons ATGCGACCGGAAAGTTGGCGCCTGGCTtccctcgtcgtcgtcgtcgtcgtcgggtTGCTGCTTCCCCACCGCGGCGACAGCTTGTCGTGTCAG AGGGCCCACGAAAGCG CCCCCGAGGCGGAGGGCTGCCCCGTCAAGACCGCCCGCCATCCCTCCGTCAGCAATTGCGTCAGCGTCCAGGTGCGGATTCAACACGCAG ACTTGAGTCTGGCCCCCACCATCGAAATCACCTCCTTGACAAAAGAGACCATCCGGCCCGTCTTCAAATACAAGAGAACAAGGAAAAAG AACGGCAATGAAATTCAAGTGCTGTGTCACGAGAGCTCCGAGCGGCCCGGGCCGCACGTCAACGCCACTTTGAGCTCGGTAATGTCTTTCGGCCTCCATTTTGAGCCCCTTTTCGACACGCCGACGGGTCGCCGGTACTCAGGAGGCGGGCGCTGGTCTTTCTTCCAGTGGGAGCTGCTTATCGACTGCGTGGAGACCAAGGGCCGGCTCCCGCTCAGCGTGTCCTACAGCGCCGCGTCGGTGCGCTGCAGCCTCAACTACACTCTACCAG AGGCCGTGGCCGACTTCTCCGTGTCTGTGGATCGCGCCTCCAAATCCATCAACGTGACGGTGCTGTCGGAGAGCAAAGTCCTCGCCAGGTGGTGCTACAAGCAGAGCGCCCACTACTGCGTCCAACGCCGCCCTTCCAACATCACCGTC ATGGACCCGTCTCGGAGCCGCTGGGCCCTGCTGGGCTTCCCGTTCCTGCTTCCTTGCGTCTGCGTGCAA GTTTTTTCCACCCACGCGGACCCCCTCCGCAAGACGGCGTGTCCTCTGCAAGGCCTCCCGATCGCCG ACGCGGCGGCGGACGTGTGGCCGTCTTCCGCCGTCACGCTGTACCGGTCCAGCCTGACTTTGAGCTCGGCGTGCCCCGCCCGCGACTTCCCCGTCTCGGCGTCCCTCTGCTGGAGGCGCCACCCGGACGTCTGCGTGCCCTCGCCCGACTCCAGCCTCCTCGCGCGGGAAGACGGGACCGACCTG aTCTTTGACATCTCCGCGGTGGATCGACACCCTCGGATCTGCGTGAAG TTTTCCCTGGGGGGCAGCCACAACGTCTCGTGCCCCTTCCGGGCCG AGACGCCGTCGTGGCGGGTTTCTCTCCGAGCCGGCCCGTCCATCGACGTGGAGTCGTCGGCGGCCGCCACCTTCCGGGCTCAGGCGTGCGTGCCGAGCGCCGGGGGGTGCGCGGCCCGCGGGCCCGTCCGCGCCGTGGCGGTG GAGGCGGCGTCGGCCGGCCGGATCCACGTGCCCCTCGGCTGGGCGGGCGAGGGAGCGTGCGTGCAG GTGTGGCAGTCCTCTCCCGCCCTGAAGGGCCGAAGAATCCTGTGCCCGCACC GTACTCGCGGCAGGCGGGGtgcgcgggcggcggcggctttcTTCCTCCTCGCCGCGCTGGCCTTCTCGGCCGTTCTTCTCCGCTCCCTCGTGACGAAGAGAGCGACGG CTCGGCTGTCCATCGGCAAGCCGGTGCTGCTGGTGTGCTCGTCGTGGCGCCACGTTTCGGCCGCCCGCGCTCTGGCTTCTCTGCTCGGCGGGGATCTGAACGCCACGGTGCACCTGGCCCTgggcggggcgggcggcgtggccgacCTGGGCCCGCTGCCCTGGCTCTACGGCCGCTGGGAGGCCGTGCGGGAGGCGCGAGGAAAAGTCTTGATCGTCTGGAGTCCCGAGGCCAACCGGACCTACGGCAAGTGGAGGCGGCGGTGGCGCGGCGACGAGGCCCACGGGCCTTCCCCGCGCCAGCCGGAGAAAGATGGCGCCGACGAGCGGCCCGCCGACGTGTACCGGCCCTCCGCCGTCATCCCGACCGTGTTCGAGGCTGCCCTGACGTGTCTGGAGGGGGCGCAGCGCCGGCGCCAAGGCAGAGAAGTCGCCCTGGTCTACTTCCGAGGCCTGGGCCGCAGCGGGGACATCCCTCGGAGCTTCCGGAACCTCCCTCGCTACGGCCTCCCGCGGGACTTGGCCCGCCTCGTCCGGGAGCTCGGAGGCCCGAGGGCGACGGAAAAGACGCCGCGGTGGCGCTGTCTGCGCCGACTGCTTTCAACGGGGGCGTCCGTGTGGCTGGAGCGGCGGTTGGCCCACAGACTGCGCACGCCGCTGCCTCCCGTGCAAAAGAAGAGCCGATTCCAAAAATATGGCTTCTTCAGGGTCTTGCCGGCAGAAAGCGCGACGGACGGCGCGGAAGCGGCGGTCAAGCTCGTGTGA
- the LOC127593243 gene encoding interleukin-17 receptor E-like isoform X3, with the protein MRPESWRLASLVVVVVVGLLLPHRGDSLSCQRAHESAPEAEGCPVKTARHPSVSNCVSVQVRIQHADLSLAPTIEITSLTKETIRPVFKYKRTRKKNGNEIQVLCHESSERPGPHVNATLSSWELLIDCVETKGRLPLSVSYSAASVRCSLNYTLPEAVADFSVSVDRASKSINVTVLSESKVLARWCYKQSAHYCVQRRPSNITVMDPSRSRWALLGFPFLLPCVCVQVFSTHADPLRKTACPLQGLPIADAAADVWPSSAVTLYRSSLTLSSACPARDFPVSASLCWRRHPDVCVPSPDSSLLAREDGTDLIFDISAVDRHPRICVKFSLGGSHNVSCPFRAETPSWRVSLRAGPSIDVESSAAATFRAQACVPSAGGCAARGPVRAVAVEAASAGRIHVPLGWAGEGACVQVTSERRPTPPNFRVSRLELAQVWQSSPALKGRRILCPHRTRGRRGARAAAAFFLLAALAFSAVLLRSLVTKRATARLSIGKPVLLVCSSWRHVSAARALASLLGGDLNATVHLALGGAGGVADLGPLPWLYGRWEAVREARGKVLIVWSPEANRTYGKWRRRWRGDEAHGPSPRQPEKDGADERPADVYRPSAVIPTVFEAALTCLEGAQRRRQGREVALVYFRGLGRSGDIPRSFRNLPRYGLPRDLARLVRELGGPRATEKTPRWRCLRRLLSTGASVWLERRLAHRLRTPLPPVQKKSRFQKYGFFRVLPAESATDGAEAAVKLV; encoded by the exons ATGCGACCGGAAAGTTGGCGCCTGGCTtccctcgtcgtcgtcgtcgtcgtcgggtTGCTGCTTCCCCACCGCGGCGACAGCTTGTCGTGTCAG AGGGCCCACGAAAGCG CCCCCGAGGCGGAGGGCTGCCCCGTCAAGACCGCCCGCCATCCCTCCGTCAGCAATTGCGTCAGCGTCCAGGTGCGGATTCAACACGCAG ACTTGAGTCTGGCCCCCACCATCGAAATCACCTCCTTGACAAAAGAGACCATCCGGCCCGTCTTCAAATACAAGAGAACAAGGAAAAAG AACGGCAATGAAATTCAAGTGCTGTGTCACGAGAGCTCCGAGCGGCCCGGGCCGCACGTCAACGCCACTTTGAGCTCG TGGGAGCTGCTTATCGACTGCGTGGAGACCAAGGGCCGGCTCCCGCTCAGCGTGTCCTACAGCGCCGCGTCGGTGCGCTGCAGCCTCAACTACACTCTACCAG AGGCCGTGGCCGACTTCTCCGTGTCTGTGGATCGCGCCTCCAAATCCATCAACGTGACGGTGCTGTCGGAGAGCAAAGTCCTCGCCAGGTGGTGCTACAAGCAGAGCGCCCACTACTGCGTCCAACGCCGCCCTTCCAACATCACCGTC ATGGACCCGTCTCGGAGCCGCTGGGCCCTGCTGGGCTTCCCGTTCCTGCTTCCTTGCGTCTGCGTGCAA GTTTTTTCCACCCACGCGGACCCCCTCCGCAAGACGGCGTGTCCTCTGCAAGGCCTCCCGATCGCCG ACGCGGCGGCGGACGTGTGGCCGTCTTCCGCCGTCACGCTGTACCGGTCCAGCCTGACTTTGAGCTCGGCGTGCCCCGCCCGCGACTTCCCCGTCTCGGCGTCCCTCTGCTGGAGGCGCCACCCGGACGTCTGCGTGCCCTCGCCCGACTCCAGCCTCCTCGCGCGGGAAGACGGGACCGACCTG aTCTTTGACATCTCCGCGGTGGATCGACACCCTCGGATCTGCGTGAAG TTTTCCCTGGGGGGCAGCCACAACGTCTCGTGCCCCTTCCGGGCCG AGACGCCGTCGTGGCGGGTTTCTCTCCGAGCCGGCCCGTCCATCGACGTGGAGTCGTCGGCGGCCGCCACCTTCCGGGCTCAGGCGTGCGTGCCGAGCGCCGGGGGGTGCGCGGCCCGCGGGCCCGTCCGCGCCGTGGCGGTG GAGGCGGCGTCGGCCGGCCGGATCCACGTGCCCCTCGGCTGGGCGGGCGAGGGAGCGTGCGTGCAGGTAACGTCGGAGCGCCGCCCGACGCCGCCCAACTTTCGCGTCTCACGGCTTGAATTGGCGCAGGTGTGGCAGTCCTCTCCCGCCCTGAAGGGCCGAAGAATCCTGTGCCCGCACC GTACTCGCGGCAGGCGGGGtgcgcgggcggcggcggctttcTTCCTCCTCGCCGCGCTGGCCTTCTCGGCCGTTCTTCTCCGCTCCCTCGTGACGAAGAGAGCGACGG CTCGGCTGTCCATCGGCAAGCCGGTGCTGCTGGTGTGCTCGTCGTGGCGCCACGTTTCGGCCGCCCGCGCTCTGGCTTCTCTGCTCGGCGGGGATCTGAACGCCACGGTGCACCTGGCCCTgggcggggcgggcggcgtggccgacCTGGGCCCGCTGCCCTGGCTCTACGGCCGCTGGGAGGCCGTGCGGGAGGCGCGAGGAAAAGTCTTGATCGTCTGGAGTCCCGAGGCCAACCGGACCTACGGCAAGTGGAGGCGGCGGTGGCGCGGCGACGAGGCCCACGGGCCTTCCCCGCGCCAGCCGGAGAAAGATGGCGCCGACGAGCGGCCCGCCGACGTGTACCGGCCCTCCGCCGTCATCCCGACCGTGTTCGAGGCTGCCCTGACGTGTCTGGAGGGGGCGCAGCGCCGGCGCCAAGGCAGAGAAGTCGCCCTGGTCTACTTCCGAGGCCTGGGCCGCAGCGGGGACATCCCTCGGAGCTTCCGGAACCTCCCTCGCTACGGCCTCCCGCGGGACTTGGCCCGCCTCGTCCGGGAGCTCGGAGGCCCGAGGGCGACGGAAAAGACGCCGCGGTGGCGCTGTCTGCGCCGACTGCTTTCAACGGGGGCGTCCGTGTGGCTGGAGCGGCGGTTGGCCCACAGACTGCGCACGCCGCTGCCTCCCGTGCAAAAGAAGAGCCGATTCCAAAAATATGGCTTCTTCAGGGTCTTGCCGGCAGAAAGCGCGACGGACGGCGCGGAAGCGGCGGTCAAGCTCGTGTGA